The DNA sequence gttgtcgaaagctgctcttggtaacttcaaccagccgtccatgccgccgttgcacatgaggaatgacaccctggcccatacggcaaaagagaaagccgagctcctgtgcgctcttttcgcctccaactcgactcttgacgacaatggaaaaacaccgccgaccatcccgcggtgtcagagctctatgcctgaagtacagttcagacagaaaactgttaggcgagctctgttttcgttggacgtcaggaagtcgagcgggccggatggcatttctccaatcgtgcttagaacgtgtgcccctgagttgacgctggtgctaacgcgtttattccggcactcttattccaaaggcgtagtccctgactcatggaagtcagcccttgtccatccgatccaaaaaaaggagacagttcggatccggcgaactacaggcctattgctatcacctccctgctctccaaaatcatggagagcataattagccaccagcttttagtatacctagagggtcaccagttgatcaacgaccgacagtacggctttcgccatggacggtcggcaggtgatcttctggtatacctaacacatagatgggcggcggctattgaaagcaagggggaaggcctggcagttagcctggatatagcgaaggcctttgatcgtgtatggcacaaggcgctcctctcaaaacttccatcatttgggcttcccgagagcttgtgcaagtggacctccagcttcctcactgggcgtagcatacaggtcgttctcgacggatattgctcgaacccgaagctcgTGAATGCTGGAATGCCcaaaggctgtgtgctatctcctacgctgtttcttctgcatatcaatgatatgttggacacctccaacatgcattgctatgcagatgacagcactggtgatgccgtatacacgagccatgcaggtctctctcgggaaatcgtcgaccagtgccgggagaaacttgtgtcttctatagagtcctctctcgagaaggtcgcggaatggggtaaattgaaccttgtccaatttaacccccagaagactcaagtttgcgcgtttaccactaaaaaaaccccatttgtcgtatcaccgctcttcgagaacacttctcttaaagccgcgcctagtatcggaatactgggtctcgaaatctcgagcgattgccaattccgtggccatctggagggcaaagccaaattggcttcaaagaagctgggcgtcatcaatagagcacggcaatacttcaagccggcccacattctagcgctctacaaagcgcaggtccggccacacatggagtattgctgtcatctctggtctggtgcaccccagtatctgctcgatccatttgaccgcgtgcaacgtagagcagctcgaattgtcggggactcagtgctctgtgaacggctggatcacttggcgttgcgtagagacgtcgcttcattgtgtgtcttctaccgcatttatcacggggagtgttccgaagagctgtttaacctgattcctgccgccgaatttcaccatcgcacgacacgccacaagttaggatatcatccccaccatctggatgtgtggcggtcctccacagtgcggttttcaagaagctttctccctcgtactacaaagctgtggaatgagcttccttgtgcggtgtttccgggacgatacgacatgggtaccttcaaaaaaagcgcgtacaccttccttaaaggccggcaacgctcttgtgattcctctggtgttgtaagagaatgtgggcggcggtgatcacttaacaccaggtgacccgtacgaaaaaaaaaatctagtctGATGATATAGGTATGTAagcttataaaatttgaaaaattccCTAATTCTTCGTGGAGCCCCCaaaccattttttttctatagaaGAAGAATTTGTAAGGAACGTCCACTTTTTGAATCAGTTTGAaaactgtaataaaaaataaataatgtaaccTGCCATCAAAATAGCTTGATGCTCCTTCGTAGTAGTCTGACACATACAAATACTTCTTAGGATCTTCTTCAACCAAACCTAACCTACTTATTAAGAGCTCTCAATAAGCACCTCAATGGATACCTAAAATAGAATACGTTTCCACGAACCTTCCACCACGTGaacattatacaaaataatttaaaataaaataaggccTCTGGACTCGTAAAATATTCTCAAAGATAACGTGCCACTCCGTATTCCATACATacataatgtatgtacatacaaTCTTTATCAGGGGTGGGCATttgttttctagcaaggtaggcactgtagatgtaactagtcgtagttgcgatTTATTCCGATAGAAccacataagttgtatgaagcgctgcttgcttcgtataaTATGCAAACTgtagactgcctaccgtaggtagtaaattaacttgaacactagtgctatatttatttaggttcataatgaggtaggcactgcctaattttccatatgatatgcacgcctctGATCTTTATATATCACTAAGAGAAAAACTGGCGATGTCGAAGGCCGTCagttatattctaatattgtttatCCCATTCagtgctaaaataataatagtacctaatctttaatgtaataaaaaacaatcagCATACGtttccttattattatttaatattaacttttattaatatagataattccgtgtctaataataaataatattaaactgaTTCACCCTACAATGGATACACTcactcaaatattttaaaacaataaaaacaagcAGAAACTTGCATCCTGTTACTGACATCATAGTTACCTTATGCCCTTTCCTGCTATAGCTACAGAGATGGACTTTATTGTGtcttaagaaatatatattattgcagGACAGTCACGTGGCTAAACAAACCGGAAAAGAAAATGTAGAAATTCGCCGTAAAACAAAAACGAGGCCTTTCTCTGCAGGTGTTATCGATAGTAAGAAGAAAGAGGACACGAAAGCGTCGCGATTTGCATCGGGCACGCCGaaaaagattaataatttaaaacacgACCAGCTGTTGGAAGAGCTCAAGGATACAAATGAACGAGTGAAAAGTATTGAGTTACTCAACGTACAACTAactgatgataataaaatactaaagcAAAGGTTACAACAACTTGAGGAACAGAAGCAGCTAGCTGAGTTGAAATCAGTGGAATGTGAGAGATTTGTTAATAGACTGGCAAAGGAGTACCATAACAAGGAGCAGGACTTTAAAACTGCCACGGAAAATGAAAAACGTGTGCTTTCTGACCTTTATAAGGAAAGGAATGAAAGAAAGAATCTCACCGTCCAACATGAAAAAGATGTTACAGTTATTCAAGATCTGCAAAGACAAGTTAAAGAAATGGAGATGATTTTGAAAAGGAAACATCCTGATTCTGTTTCTGCACTCATCGGtaattaatcattataataCCTGCCTGTCTGTTGTTTGAACAGGAATTGAATCCACTATTCTTATTTCTGGGCTCTTACACGATTAAGGGAGTTTTCTTTatcttctttaaaaaatatttcttgctTCAATAAATCTGTCTTATGGCATGTTATTTTTACGTTGTATAAGACCAATAATTGAAATGAATAGCAGTTAAACGATGATGAATGAACCACCACTCTCAAGACCGTGGGGTCATGGCCTTGAGAGTGTTTAGTTACAATATTGGTGCACTTGTAAAGTTGTGGTTGTGCACcccgttttattttaattagaaaAAGGGTAACAAGTACATTGCGATGTAGTCGGGTTGTATTTTACGGGACCGTTCAGATTATTGTTGATAGCAGATGATAATCCTTAACATCAGGTGGACCATCTGCTATTCCCGTAAGAAATGACCAGCGCAGCTCCTTTTTCATTTACAAGAAATATGGAACTAATTTAACTCTTTGAATTTACAGTAGCTTCGAAAGCATCAAGTGTCGAGGATAATAAGAAAAAGCTTTTAGAAGAGCGAATTCAACGGTTAGAACTAGAATTGAAAGACAAGGAAAGTCATTTTCAAAGCGTTTTACTTACTCTTCAAGATAAATTCGGTGATATGAAACAAAAGTACGAATCTCATATCGTCGATGTTGAAAGAAAGTTGATGGAAGAGCGGAAgttaaataatgaaatgaaaaataagattaataaatcGAATTTACACGACGCTGCTGTCCAAACAGTGCCTAAAAATCATAACACAGTTGCGTCCCAAACATTTATAAAGCCCGACCGAGCTTCGTCGGCAGTTAGCCGACTGACCCAGAATTCAACAttgatttttaacaaattgaAAGAGGACAGTTATCTTATAGCGACAATAAAAGGCTTACAGACAGAGTTAACAGCTAAACAACGCACCATTTTGAAAATTAACAGGGAGACGGAAGAGTTGAAGAAGAATTTAAGGAATTTACAAAAGGAAAAAGAAAGTAATATTACtatgtttttaatgttattaagttGATATATTTTTCAAGCATTCTGGTACTAATATATTCTATCTGGCATCGTGTAGtgttagcgctaataacctattggtaaaaagcaagaaaacgaaatatataaaatttaccttaccaaatatcaaaaacgtagatgcaagtgttttgttatacGGAAAGGTGATAAAactggtggaatctgctatatttcttggtctggattccaaattacaatgggaccccCATATTAAAGAATTGGCGAACAAACTTacttctgcagcatacgcggttataAAGaatagacaattaactgacatagatacggcgcgacttgtatacttccATAGAATTACTGtggcttctcaatatattcttaataatgtaatgtatgttcataggcacataagtgaatttgctagaaaatgcctactactcggctaagccgagtgagtaagtcttttgtggggcgatgtatagatatgcttttacaacaagatcccagaaaatgtttaaaacaaaagtattacggtATTcagaataattgttaaaaaacgtttgtgtggttactatgactttcttaatgataccacagattaggaatggagcgaccgcactcaggctattaaataatatgtttaattgtacgatattactttgtaaacatattttttccatgaaaaaaaaaccccgctgagtttgttgcgcccgttcttctcaggtatgaggcattcgttttggaatgggtggtagtttttgactttcaataagtgatgtcacatccgatattgaataaattatttgaatttcttATCTAA is a window from the Leptidea sinapis chromosome 45, ilLepSina1.1, whole genome shotgun sequence genome containing:
- the LOC126977469 gene encoding centrosomal protein of 162 kDa isoform X1, yielding MSSMSSTKDARSCQSISNNEFLLLEKTCEALKDSDEEIKLLFNEINKLSNNKDLGIENEDDIELILKRAEDIAHETKNLLKSPISNSYKGETIPEIKVFTPDEGQAIKEVSATHVHKKDSHVAKQTGKENVEIRRKTKTRPFSAGVIDSKKKEDTKASRFASGTPKKINNLKHDQLLEELKDTNERVKSIELLNVQLTDDNKILKQRLQQLEEQKQLAELKSVECERFVNRLAKEYHNKEQDFKTATENEKRVLSDLYKERNERKNLTVQHEKDVTVIQDLQRQVKEMEMILKRKHPDSVSALIVASKASSVEDNKKKLLEERIQRLELELKDKESHFQSVLLTLQDKFGDMKQKYESHIVDVERKLMEERKLNNEMKNKINKSNLHDAAVQTVPKNHNTVASQTFIKPDRASSAVSRLTQNSTLIFNKLKEDSYLIATIKGLQTELTAKQRTILKINRETEELKKNLRNLQKEKEILLNLNPQKKTSCKPAKSVESVMMRVTNEIEAELFECRKQKDALVEERAGLLASLKRTNEDLIMLKKKRIQDLHTLQIAHEKELMQMNMQLYPLQEEIKLLNRTVEILQERLRSADDKLVKYQAGLKDEMYGGGDNGGSRSTGRSIPASKKNSIENDR